TTCAATGCGTATTTCGTTAAGGACCAAACCATAGAAATGCAAAGACTGGTGGAAAACGGAAATCCACAGCGTTTGATCTTTAAAGTAGAACGTATCGATTTGGAAAACATTGATTTTCCACATGTGGTAAAATACAGTTTACTTCAAACAGAATCTTCGGTTTCTGTTACTTATGTGGATGCAAACAATGTCCCATATGGTTCAAATACTTCTAACCCGGATGATTTTGTACTTACGGTAAATGGATATGACAATAAAGTACTCAATTGCTCTTTTGAAGGCTCATTATATGCTGCGGATCCAACACAAACTCCAGCGGTAATTTCGGAAGGTACTTTAAATCTGGAATTGGTCGAATATTAATTCTTCCTATACGTCTTTAACAAAAGAATATATCTTTTTCCGCTCCCACATCTTATATATAGGTTAACTTTGTCCGCTAAATTTGGAGTGACTATAGTGTTACTCACAACCATTTAAAAGGATGAAATATAAAGAAAATCTAATGGATGAAATGGGTGATGCTCATGCTTCATCTTCTTCAGAAACTCCATTGCGCGCAGACGCTTTTGACTTACAACCAAAAGAGAAGAAAGAAATTATTGAAAAGCATTTCTTTAAAATCATGGAGACCCTTGGATTGGATATGACCGATGATAGTTTGAAAGGAACGCCTCATCGGGTTTCTAAAATGTTTGTCAACGAAATCTTTAGCGGATTAGATCCTGCGAATAAGCCAAAGATGTCTACCTTCAGTAATAAGTACGATTACAACAAAATGTTGGTAGAAAAGCATATTTCAGTCAATTCTACCTGTGAACATCACTTCTTACCAATCGTTGGAAAAGCGCATGTTGCATACATTTCTACAGGTAAAGTGATTGGTTTATCAAAAATCAATCGTATCGTAGATTATTATTCCAGAAGACCTCAGGTTCAGGAGAGGCTGACTATTCAGATCATGGAAGAACTGAAAAAAGCTTTGGATACGGATTCTGTTGCGGTAATTATTGAAGCACAACATCTATGTGTTACCAGTAGAGGTATTACAGATAGAACCAGTACTACTGTAACGGTAGAATACAGTGGTGAATTCAAGAAAGAAGACATTAAAGCTGAATTCTTAAAATACATTGGAGATGGTATCAACTAAAACAAACTTTCACTTTGAAGATTTAATCATTAAAACTTTAAAGGAACGAAAAGATCTTATTGGTACTGATCCTGGTACAGATGCTTTGGTTAAATTCCTGGTGGAGATTAGAGAAAGTGCTCGAAAAAATGAAAACTATGAGGCCTATGAACACATCACGAGTGCCTTTGAAAATGAGCTTTCCATCCAATTAAAGGAAGAAACCAGAATTACGGCTTTCAAAAAATAGTCGTGAAAATGTCAAAAGAGGACATATTGGTCGATTAGTTTTGACCAGTTCTAATTTTGAACATATATTTACGCGGTTCGAAATTCACACCAATGCTACGAAGCGTATTCAAGTTTCGGACACATAAGTAATATTGTTTGTAACCATTATGGTTATAAATTCAAACGTATCAATATATTTTAATGAAAATATCTAAGTTATTTTTTGCGTCCGTTCTGACAGCAACGTTTATTTCATGTGCGCATAATGAGACTAAAGAATTATCCAAACATGAAGCTACAGTATTAGGGCGCGCGGAGTTTCAGTTTGAAAGATTAAAAGATCCTGCTACCGGTCAAATTCCGGAAAATATTAGAATGCGTGAATTGGCATTCGCATCAAGTGTTCCAAAAACTTTTTCTAAAAACGCCAGAGCCAGTGCTCAGGAGTTTATTCCTATCGGGCCAAGAAATGTGGGAGGAAGAACACGAGCTATTTCTTTTCATAAAGACAATCCCAATATCATTTTAGCCGGAGGTGTTTCCGGAGGAATGTGGCGTAGTACCGATTTCGGTCAATCTTGGGAACGTGTAACTAACTATGAAGATCAATCTGCTGTTTCTTGTGTGATTCAGGATCAAAGACCAGGTAAATCAAATGTTTTCTATTACGGTTCAGGAGAATCTGTAGGAAACTCAGCCAGTAAAAGTTTCTCTGCAAACTATTATGGTAGCGGAATGTATAAATCTGTAGACCATGGAGCTACCTGGACGCATATTGCTTCTACGGCAGCATTGGTTCAAAAACGTACAGAATGGAGCTATATCTATAATATCGCTATTGATAATTCGCGTACGGATAAAGATATTTTATATGCCGCAACTTCTAACGGTATTCGCAGAAGTGAGGATGATGGCCAAACCTGGACATTAGTTTTAGGGGGAAATTCCGGGGCAGATTATACCAATGTAGTATTGACCAGTACCGGAGTTTGTTATGCAACTATTAGCGGAACCGGAAGTTCTCCAGGTTTCTGGCGTTCGGATGATGGAACCAACTGGACCAACATTTCCCCTGCAGATCTTCCACCAAATCACCAACGTACCTTAATGGCTATTGCTCCGAGCAATGAAAACACGGTGTATTTCTATTCTGCGACACCTAACTCAGGTTCTTCTGATGTCACTTTCTGGAAGTATAGCTACGTTTCAGGTAATGGAAGTGGCGCTGGTGGCCAATGGAATAACAGAACAAATAATTTACCTCCTGTAAACGGATATAGCTTAAATACGCAAGGTTCTTATTGTATGAGTTTAGCTGTAAAGCCTGACAACGAAAACATGGTTTTCTTGGGTGGCACCAATCTTTTCCGTTCCAACAATGCTTTCTCAAACAATTCGAGTATGAGACAGTTGGGAGGGTATGATGCTGATGGGTATTCTAACTTCGATTACTATCAGGATAACCAACATCCGGATCAACAAAGTTTAGCTTTCAATCCACACAACCCGAATGAACTATTGGCGGGTACTGACGGTGGATTACACTTCACTACAAATCCTACTGGATCAAAAGTGGTATGGCAAAGCTTTAACAAAGGGTATCAAACCACACAATTTTATGGAATTGCAATTGATCACCAATTAGAAACTGAAATTGTATGTTCGGGTTATCAGGATAATGG
This genomic interval from bacterium SCSIO 12643 contains the following:
- the folE gene encoding GTP cyclohydrolase I FolE gives rise to the protein MKYKENLMDEMGDAHASSSSETPLRADAFDLQPKEKKEIIEKHFFKIMETLGLDMTDDSLKGTPHRVSKMFVNEIFSGLDPANKPKMSTFSNKYDYNKMLVEKHISVNSTCEHHFLPIVGKAHVAYISTGKVIGLSKINRIVDYYSRRPQVQERLTIQIMEELKKALDTDSVAVIIEAQHLCVTSRGITDRTSTTVTVEYSGEFKKEDIKAEFLKYIGDGIN
- a CDS encoding T9SS type A sorting domain-containing protein — its product is MKISKLFFASVLTATFISCAHNETKELSKHEATVLGRAEFQFERLKDPATGQIPENIRMRELAFASSVPKTFSKNARASAQEFIPIGPRNVGGRTRAISFHKDNPNIILAGGVSGGMWRSTDFGQSWERVTNYEDQSAVSCVIQDQRPGKSNVFYYGSGESVGNSASKSFSANYYGSGMYKSVDHGATWTHIASTAALVQKRTEWSYIYNIAIDNSRTDKDILYAATSNGIRRSEDDGQTWTLVLGGNSGADYTNVVLTSTGVCYATISGTGSSPGFWRSDDGTNWTNISPADLPPNHQRTLMAIAPSNENTVYFYSATPNSGSSDVTFWKYSYVSGNGSGAGGQWNNRTNNLPPVNGYSLNTQGSYCMSLAVKPDNENMVFLGGTNLFRSNNAFSNNSSMRQLGGYDADGYSNFDYYQDNQHPDQQSLAFNPHNPNELLAGTDGGLHFTTNPTGSKVVWQSFNKGYQTTQFYGIAIDHQLETEIVCSGYQDNGSWWTNSADTNTDWLFTLGADGSYCAKQNGQDNYYFSSQYGNIRRIKLNANGDVLSRRSANPQGLSGGYLFVHPFILDPSDNNRMYLPNDNTVWRNSNLNAIDNNQYLWTQIATLPVTNDITAIAASKSSPGIVYVGTRNRKIYKIEDNGSSNATITDLTTGISSGTYTSCIAVDPDDADKILVVYSNYNVISIWYTEDGGSNWSNVEGNLKGNTDAGVPPQLDYIGDGPSFRWARFIKTDNGSSVLIGTSIGLFATPTLDGANTEWIQQASDVVGNVVIEQIDYRESDGFCVVGTHGAGAYKTYFKNNWDITSVENVETDKLNVSVYPNPVVSNAWVAFNLDAPEEIRIDLMNANGQIVQTKYTQGVNGENKVELNLSDMAQGVYYVRLNSQYGNFTKTIIK